Proteins from a genomic interval of Lemur catta isolate mLemCat1 chromosome 17, mLemCat1.pri, whole genome shotgun sequence:
- the PIGT gene encoding GPI transamidase component PIG-T isoform X1, giving the protein MGAGAAGGAEAAAGMAAAVPLGLVVLLLLGPGGPARAEPPRDTLREELVITPLPSGDVAATFQFRIRWDSELQREGVSHYRLFPKALGQLISKYSLRELHLSFTQGFWRTRYWGPPFLQASSGAELWVWFQDTVTDVDKSWKELSNVLSGIFCASLNFIDSTNTVTPTASFKPLGLANDTDHYFLRYAVLPREVVCTENLTPWKKLLPCSSKAGLSVLLKADRLFHTRYHSQAVHIRPICRNARCTSISWELRQTLSVVFDAFITGQGKKDWSLFRMFSRTLTEPCPLASESRVYVDITNYSQDNETVEVNPPPTTTYEDVILGTRRTYAVYDLLDTAMINNSRNLNLQLKWKKPPENEAPPVPFLHAQRYVSGYGLQKGELSTLLYNTHPYRAFPVLLLDSVPWYLRLYVHTLTITSKGKENKPSYIHYQPAQDRLQPHLLEMLIQLPANSVTKVSIQFERALLKWTEYTPDPNHGFYISPSVLSALVPSVVAAKPVDWEGSPLFNTLFPVSDGSSYFVRLYTEPLLVNLPTPDFSMPYNVICLTCTVVAVCYGSFYNLLTRTFHIEEPSTGGLAKRLANLIRRARGVPPL; this is encoded by the exons ATGGGGGCGGGCGCCGCCGGGGGCGCGGAAGCAGCCGCAGGCATGGCGGCGGCCGTGCCGCTCGGTCTGGTGGTGCTGCTGCTCCTGGGCCCTGGCGGCCCGGCCCGTGCAGAACCCCCGCGCGACACCCTGCGAGAAGAGCTTGTCATCACCCCGCTGCCTTCGGGGGACGTAGCCGCCACATTCCAGTTCCGCATACGCTGGGATTCGGAGCTGCAGCGCGAAGGAG TGTCTCATTACAGGCTCTTCCCCAAAGCTCTGGGGCAGTTGATCTCCAAGTATTCCCTACGGGAGCTGCACCTGTCATTCACACAAGGGTTTTGGAGGACTCGATACTGGGGGCCACCCTTCCTGCAGGCCTCATCAGGTGCAGAGCTCTGGGTCTGGTTCCAAGATACTGTCACTGA TGTGGATAAATCTTGGAAGGAACTCAGTAACGTCCTCTCAGGGATCTTCTGCGCCTCTCTCAACTTCATCGATTCCACCAACACGGTCACTCCCACTGCCTCCTTCAAACCCCTGGGGCTGGCCAATG ACACCGATCACTACTTCCTGCGCTATGCTGTGCTGCCGAGGGAGGTTGTCTGCACTGAGAACCTCACCCCGTGGAAGAAGCTCTTGCCCTGTAGCTCCAAG gcaggccTCTCTGTGCTGCTGAAGGCGGATCGCTTGTTCCACACCAGATACCATTCACAGGCAGTGCATATCCGCCCTATTTGCAGA AATGCACGCTGTACCAGCATCTCCTGGGAGCTGAGGCAGACCCTTTCGGTTGTATTCGATGCCTTCATCACGGGGCAGGGGAAGAAAG ACTGGTCCCTCTTCCGGATGTTCTCTCGGACACTCACAGAGCCCTGCCCTCTGGCGTCAGAGAGCCGAGTCTATGTGGACATCACCAACTACAGCCAG GACAATGAGACAGTAGAGGTGAACCCACCCCCAACCACTACATACGAGGATGTCATCCTGGGCACTCGGAGGACCTATGCCGTCTATGACTTGCTTGACACAGCCATGATCAACAACTCCCGCAACCTCAACCTCCAGCTCAAGTGGAAGAAGCCCCCGGAGAATG AGGCCCCTCCAGTGCCCTTCCTGCACGCCCAGCGCTACGTGAGCGGCTACGGGCTGCAGAAGGGGGAGCTGAGCACGCTGCTGTACAACACCCACCCCTACCGGGCCTTCCCCGTGCTGCTGCTGGACTCCGTGCCCTGGTATCTGCGGCTGTATGTGCACACCCTCACCATCACCTCCAAGGGCAAGGAGAACAAACCAA GTTACATCCACTACCAGCCTGCGCAGGACCGGCTACAGCCCCACCTCCTGGAGATGCTGATTCAGCTGCCAGCCAACTCGGTCACCAAGGTCTCCATCCAGTTTGAGCGGGCGCTGCTCAAGTGGACCGAGTATACCCCGGACCCCAACCACGGCTTCTATATCAG CCCATCTGTCCTCAGCGCCCTTGTGCCCAGTGTGGTGGCAGCCAAACCAGTGGACTGGGAAGGGAGTCCCCTCTTCAACACCCT gTTCCCAGTCTCCGACGGCTCTAGCTACTTTGTGCGACTCTACACGGAGCCGCTGCTGGTGAACCTGCCGACACCGGACTTCAGCATGCCCTACAATGTGATCTGCCTCACGTGCACCGTGGTGGCCGTGTGCTATGGCTCCTTCTACAATCTCCTCACCAGGACCTTCCATATCGAGGAGCCCAGCACGGGTGGCCTCGCCAAGCGACTGGCCAACCTCATCCGGCGCGCCCGAGGTGTGCCCCCACTCTGA
- the PIGT gene encoding GPI transamidase component PIG-T isoform X2 — MPASHGGGRRRGRGSSRRHGGGRAARSGGAAAPGPWRPGPCRTPARHPARRACHHPAAFGGRSRHIPVPHTLGFGAAARRSVSLQALPQSSGAVDLQVFPTGAAPVIHTRVLEDSILGATLPAGLISVDKSWKELSNVLSGIFCASLNFIDSTNTVTPTASFKPLGLANDTDHYFLRYAVLPREVVCTENLTPWKKLLPCSSKAGLSVLLKADRLFHTRYHSQAVHIRPICRNARCTSISWELRQTLSVVFDAFITGQGKKDWSLFRMFSRTLTEPCPLASESRVYVDITNYSQDNETVEVNPPPTTTYEDVILGTRRTYAVYDLLDTAMINNSRNLNLQLKWKKPPENEAPPVPFLHAQRYVSGYGLQKGELSTLLYNTHPYRAFPVLLLDSVPWYLRLYVHTLTITSKGKENKPSYIHYQPAQDRLQPHLLEMLIQLPANSVTKVSIQFERALLKWTEYTPDPNHGFYISPSVLSALVPSVVAAKPVDWEGSPLFNTLFPVSDGSSYFVRLYTEPLLVNLPTPDFSMPYNVICLTCTVVAVCYGSFYNLLTRTFHIEEPSTGGLAKRLANLIRRARGVPPL; from the exons ATGCCGGCCTCTCATGGGGGCGGGCGCCGCCGGGGGCGCGGAAGCAGCCGCAGGCATGGCGGCGGCCGTGCCGCTCGGTCTGGTGGTGCTGCTGCTCCTGGGCCCTGGCGGCCCGGCCCGTGCAGAACCCCCGCGCGACACCCTGCGAGAAGAGCTTGTCATCACCCCGCTGCCTTCGGGGGACGTAGCCGCCACATTCCAGTTCCGCATACGCTGGGATTCGGAGCTGCAGCGCGAAGGAG TGTCTCATTACAGGCTCTTCCCCAAAGCTCTGGGGCAGTTGATCTCCAAGTATTCCCTACGGGAGCTGCACCTGTCATTCACACAAGGGTTTTGGAGGACTCGATACTGGGGGCCACCCTTCCTGCAGGCCTCATCAG TGTGGATAAATCTTGGAAGGAACTCAGTAACGTCCTCTCAGGGATCTTCTGCGCCTCTCTCAACTTCATCGATTCCACCAACACGGTCACTCCCACTGCCTCCTTCAAACCCCTGGGGCTGGCCAATG ACACCGATCACTACTTCCTGCGCTATGCTGTGCTGCCGAGGGAGGTTGTCTGCACTGAGAACCTCACCCCGTGGAAGAAGCTCTTGCCCTGTAGCTCCAAG gcaggccTCTCTGTGCTGCTGAAGGCGGATCGCTTGTTCCACACCAGATACCATTCACAGGCAGTGCATATCCGCCCTATTTGCAGA AATGCACGCTGTACCAGCATCTCCTGGGAGCTGAGGCAGACCCTTTCGGTTGTATTCGATGCCTTCATCACGGGGCAGGGGAAGAAAG ACTGGTCCCTCTTCCGGATGTTCTCTCGGACACTCACAGAGCCCTGCCCTCTGGCGTCAGAGAGCCGAGTCTATGTGGACATCACCAACTACAGCCAG GACAATGAGACAGTAGAGGTGAACCCACCCCCAACCACTACATACGAGGATGTCATCCTGGGCACTCGGAGGACCTATGCCGTCTATGACTTGCTTGACACAGCCATGATCAACAACTCCCGCAACCTCAACCTCCAGCTCAAGTGGAAGAAGCCCCCGGAGAATG AGGCCCCTCCAGTGCCCTTCCTGCACGCCCAGCGCTACGTGAGCGGCTACGGGCTGCAGAAGGGGGAGCTGAGCACGCTGCTGTACAACACCCACCCCTACCGGGCCTTCCCCGTGCTGCTGCTGGACTCCGTGCCCTGGTATCTGCGGCTGTATGTGCACACCCTCACCATCACCTCCAAGGGCAAGGAGAACAAACCAA GTTACATCCACTACCAGCCTGCGCAGGACCGGCTACAGCCCCACCTCCTGGAGATGCTGATTCAGCTGCCAGCCAACTCGGTCACCAAGGTCTCCATCCAGTTTGAGCGGGCGCTGCTCAAGTGGACCGAGTATACCCCGGACCCCAACCACGGCTTCTATATCAG CCCATCTGTCCTCAGCGCCCTTGTGCCCAGTGTGGTGGCAGCCAAACCAGTGGACTGGGAAGGGAGTCCCCTCTTCAACACCCT gTTCCCAGTCTCCGACGGCTCTAGCTACTTTGTGCGACTCTACACGGAGCCGCTGCTGGTGAACCTGCCGACACCGGACTTCAGCATGCCCTACAATGTGATCTGCCTCACGTGCACCGTGGTGGCCGTGTGCTATGGCTCCTTCTACAATCTCCTCACCAGGACCTTCCATATCGAGGAGCCCAGCACGGGTGGCCTCGCCAAGCGACTGGCCAACCTCATCCGGCGCGCCCGAGGTGTGCCCCCACTCTGA